A section of the Rhodanobacteraceae bacterium genome encodes:
- a CDS encoding MAPEG family protein → MSLFPITSIYAGLCGLLLLVLAFRVVQVRRAAKIGIGVSDNRLLERRVRIHANASEYVPIALILLALAEAGGIGAVFIHVAGAALFIARLLHAWGMSTSAGHSVGRFYGVLVTWLVILGLSLTLLIRPLFH, encoded by the coding sequence ATGAGCTTGTTTCCGATTACATCGATCTATGCAGGGCTGTGCGGACTGTTGTTGTTGGTGCTGGCCTTTCGCGTGGTGCAGGTGCGGCGCGCGGCCAAGATCGGCATTGGCGTCTCCGACAACCGCCTGCTGGAGCGGCGGGTGCGCATCCATGCCAACGCCAGCGAATATGTGCCGATCGCGCTGATCCTGCTGGCGCTGGCCGAGGCCGGCGGCATCGGAGCAGTCTTCATCCATGTGGCTGGTGCGGCACTGTTCATTGCCCGGCTGTTGCACGCCTGGGGCATGAGCACCAGCGCCGGGCACAGTGTCGGCCGCTTCTACGGCGTACTGGTGACCTGGCTGGTCATTCTCGGCCTGTCGCTGACCTTGCTGATCCGACCCCTGTTCCACTGA